One Bacillus sp. 1780r2a1 DNA segment encodes these proteins:
- a CDS encoding proline dehydrogenase, with amino-acid sequence MEQSMRNFFLFLSQNKMLTKLAKHYGLRFGAARFVAGETIDGAVDVVRELNEQGLEVTVDHLGEFVTTEEEAAYMTEHCIQAIRRIHDEKLSSQLSLKLTSMGLDISTDLVMKNMEYILKEAKQYNVFVTIDMEDYQRCGKTINIFKELKKRYDNVGTVLQAYLYRTEQDIKNLSEYAPNLRLVKGAYKESAAVAFPDKIDVDDSFKNIIKVHLLNGHYTAIATHDDQIIEYAKKLAVIHDIPRDQFEFQMLFGIRPERQKQLRKEGYKMRVYVPYGKDWYGYFMRRLAERPANVAFILKGIVKK; translated from the coding sequence ATGGAACAATCAATGCGCAACTTTTTTTTGTTTTTATCTCAAAATAAAATGTTAACAAAGCTAGCGAAGCATTATGGCTTACGCTTTGGAGCCGCGCGTTTTGTAGCAGGTGAGACGATTGATGGAGCAGTGGACGTGGTGCGTGAATTAAATGAACAAGGGCTTGAAGTTACAGTTGATCATCTGGGTGAATTTGTTACAACGGAGGAAGAAGCTGCTTATATGACGGAACATTGTATCCAAGCAATCCGACGCATTCACGATGAGAAGCTTAGTTCTCAGCTTTCATTAAAGTTAACGTCAATGGGTTTAGATATTTCGACAGATTTAGTGATGAAAAATATGGAATATATTTTGAAGGAAGCAAAGCAATACAATGTATTCGTTACAATCGATATGGAAGATTACCAGCGTTGCGGAAAGACGATTAATATCTTTAAGGAGCTTAAAAAGCGTTATGACAATGTTGGCACTGTGCTTCAAGCGTACTTATATCGAACGGAACAAGATATCAAAAATTTAAGTGAATACGCTCCAAACTTAAGGTTAGTAAAAGGAGCATATAAGGAATCCGCAGCGGTTGCCTTCCCAGATAAAATTGATGTAGATGATAGCTTTAAGAACATTATTAAAGTACATTTGCTTAATGGCCACTACACCGCCATTGCAACGCATGATGATCAGATTATTGAGTATGCAAAGAAGTTAGCAGTCATTCATGATATTCCGCGTGATCAATTTGAATTTCAAATGCTATTTGGCATTCGACCTGAGCGTCAAAAGCAGTTAAGGAAAGAAGGATATAAGATGCGTGTATATGTACCGTACGGAAAGGATTGGTACGGGTATTTTATGAGAAGGTTAGCTGAGCGCCCAGCGAATGTAGCTTTTATTTTAAAAGGCATTGTGAAAAAATAA
- the fhuF gene encoding siderophore-iron reductase FhuF, translating into MLNTKEQKAFEEKFRATFIQTSAYEMKLAELADERKVENALSFIQNKIEAPNFRVVASIFAKRLGFVAAGCLYAFSVCQKRVDVQHLSLQAECEDDGLWLPQVYYIKQAITQVDVANRNEERKEIVTELFSKGFEPIWDALNQYTGISKRVLWENIAVYILWLYDQLKEDSSVNQHQLETDFTYLFYEATGDQFGQYEVNPLKCYARRESRQTCCLSYQLAGKKKYCKSCPILCRAKFKEASIYG; encoded by the coding sequence ATGCTTAACACAAAAGAACAGAAAGCGTTCGAAGAGAAGTTTAGAGCTACTTTTATACAAACGTCAGCCTATGAGATGAAGCTAGCTGAGCTTGCTGATGAGCGGAAGGTCGAAAATGCTCTCTCGTTTATTCAAAATAAGATAGAAGCGCCCAACTTCAGAGTGGTCGCTTCTATTTTTGCAAAAAGGCTCGGCTTTGTAGCCGCAGGCTGCTTATATGCTTTTTCAGTATGTCAAAAAAGAGTAGACGTGCAGCACCTCTCTTTACAGGCAGAGTGTGAAGACGATGGATTGTGGTTACCTCAAGTCTATTATATAAAACAAGCCATTACCCAAGTTGACGTAGCGAATCGGAACGAAGAACGAAAAGAAATAGTGACTGAACTCTTTTCTAAAGGGTTTGAGCCAATCTGGGATGCGCTTAATCAATATACAGGTATCTCAAAAAGAGTGCTGTGGGAAAACATTGCTGTTTATATTCTTTGGTTATATGATCAATTAAAAGAAGATAGCAGTGTCAATCAGCATCAGTTAGAAACAGACTTCACTTACCTTTTCTATGAAGCAACGGGTGATCAATTTGGGCAATATGAAGTCAATCCGTTAAAGTGCTATGCGCGAAGAGAAAGTCGCCAAACGTGCTGTCTATCCTATCAGCTGGCCGGCAAGAAAAAGTATTGTAAAAGCTGTCCCATTTTATGTCGAGCAAAATTCAAGGAGGCGTCAATTTATGGATAA
- a CDS encoding ABC transporter ATP-binding protein: protein MHSLETKSLSLSYGETMIINELDLKIPKGEITVFIGSNGCGKSTLLRSLARLLKPQTGSVLLEGSKISSLPTKEIAKQLAILPQGPVAPEGLTVLQLVKQGRYPYQNWFRQWSKEDEEKVQKALESTGLSDLADRQVDSLSGGQRQRAWIAMTLAQDTDIILLDEPTTYLDMTHQIEILDLLFELNEKEERTIVMVLHDLNLACRYAHHIVALQDKQIYAQGKPEEVITCQLVRNVFNMNCEVTVDPLFGTPLCIPHGRGRCVVQKVGAGLQHA from the coding sequence ATGCATTCATTAGAAACAAAGTCGTTAAGCTTATCATACGGAGAAACAATGATTATCAATGAATTAGATTTGAAGATTCCTAAAGGGGAGATTACGGTCTTTATCGGAAGTAATGGCTGTGGCAAGTCAACGCTTTTGCGTTCACTTGCTCGGCTTTTAAAGCCACAAACAGGCTCAGTTTTGTTAGAGGGATCTAAAATATCATCATTACCAACAAAAGAAATTGCTAAGCAGTTAGCTATTCTACCACAAGGACCGGTAGCACCTGAGGGTCTTACGGTTTTACAGCTTGTAAAGCAAGGGCGTTATCCTTACCAAAATTGGTTTCGCCAATGGTCGAAGGAAGACGAAGAAAAAGTTCAAAAAGCTCTAGAATCAACAGGACTAAGTGATTTAGCTGATCGTCAAGTAGATTCTTTATCTGGAGGACAAAGGCAACGTGCTTGGATTGCTATGACTCTTGCTCAAGATACGGATATTATCTTACTTGACGAACCCACAACGTATTTGGATATGACTCATCAAATTGAAATTCTTGATTTGCTATTTGAACTAAATGAAAAAGAGGAACGAACAATTGTAATGGTTTTACATGATTTAAATTTAGCATGTCGCTATGCGCATCATATTGTAGCACTTCAGGACAAACAAATTTATGCGCAGGGAAAACCTGAAGAAGTGATTACGTGTCAGCTGGTTCGTAACGTGTTTAATATGAATTGTGAAGTAACGGTTGACCCGCTTTTTGGTACACCGCTTTGTATTCCGCACGGTAGAGGAAGATGTGTGGTTCAAAAGGTTGGGGCTGGACTTCAGCATGCTTAA
- a CDS encoding YusU family protein has translation MDKEFNEKFDVLLEKYTELMVGETNSDLKDKIEKWALYTYISKSMPPLIKHWNHQYPEAKQEMIELIKEIKSLNEQLRESKS, from the coding sequence ATGGATAAAGAGTTTAACGAGAAATTTGATGTGCTTCTAGAGAAATATACAGAGCTTATGGTGGGGGAAACGAATTCAGATTTAAAGGATAAGATTGAAAAGTGGGCTTTGTATACGTATATTTCAAAGTCAATGCCACCGTTAATCAAGCATTGGAATCATCAATATCCTGAGGCTAAGCAAGAGATGATCGAACTAATTAAAGAAATAAAAAGTTTAAATGAACAGCTTCGTGAAAGCAAAAGCTAA